Proteins found in one Methylobacter sp. S3L5C genomic segment:
- a CDS encoding HU family DNA-binding protein, producing MNKSELIAAIAEHANLTKTDANRALDGLLKAVETTLASGDSVALVGFGSFEVKARAERKGRNPQTGAEITISAANIPSFKPGKALKDAVNQ from the coding sequence ATGAACAAGTCGGAATTAATTGCCGCCATCGCTGAACACGCCAATCTCACCAAAACCGATGCAAACCGTGCGTTGGACGGCTTGCTTAAAGCCGTTGAAACCACCCTGGCATCGGGTGATTCCGTGGCATTGGTCGGTTTTGGCTCATTCGAGGTGAAGGCAAGGGCAGAACGTAAGGGCCGTAACCCACAAACTGGCGCGGAAATTACCATTTCTGCGGCAAATATCCCTTCTTTTAAGCCCGGTAAGGCTTTGAAAGACGCTGTTAATCAGTAA
- a CDS encoding integration host factor subunit alpha codes for MALTKADFSAQLFDELRLSKPMIKDLVDLFFEEIKVTLEHGEFVKISGFGKFELRDKVARPGRNPKTGVAIPITARRVVTFKPGTLLKAKIDRVATAS; via the coding sequence ATGGCATTAACGAAGGCAGATTTCAGCGCACAATTGTTTGATGAATTGCGCTTAAGCAAGCCCATGATAAAAGACCTGGTTGATTTGTTTTTTGAAGAAATCAAAGTGACTTTGGAGCACGGTGAGTTTGTCAAAATATCCGGCTTCGGTAAATTTGAGCTTCGCGACAAAGTTGCCCGCCCCGGCAGGAATCCGAAAACCGGTGTAGCGATACCCATCACTGCCCGGCGAGTGGTCACCTTCAAACCCGGCACTCTGCTAAAAGCAAAAATTGACAGGGTAGCGACTGCCTCTTAA